The following proteins are co-located in the Dromiciops gliroides isolate mDroGli1 chromosome 2, mDroGli1.pri, whole genome shotgun sequence genome:
- the ADRA2B gene encoding alpha-2B adrenergic receptor yields MDSPEPYSVQATAAIAAVITFLILFTIFGNALVILAVLTSRSLRAPQNLFLVSLAAADILVATLIIPFSLANELLGYWYFRHTWCEVYLALDVLFCTSSIVHLCAISLDRYWSVSRALEYNSKRTPRRIKGIILTVWLIAAFISLPPLIYKGDKGKKPGGRPQCKLNEEAWYILSSSIGSFFAPCLIMILVYLRIYLIAKRRNRQGPHGKRAPGDGDTRPSGPGGASAISKLPPSVLPAAGEANGHSKPPGEREGGEHIGDPTPPSTPPNQSSVGPEDGSHRQEEEEEDEEEEEGCGPPALPTSSSTQGTPNFQPPQGSQMLATLRGQVLLARQPASLGLQPWRRRTQMNREKRFTFVLAVVIGVFVLCWFPFFFSYSLGAICPQHCKVPHGLFQFFFWIGYCNSSLNPVIYTIFNQDFRRAFRRILCRQWTQTAW; encoded by the coding sequence ATGGATAGCCCAGAGCCCTACTCAGTGCAGGCCACTGCAGCCATCGCAGCGGTCATCACCTTTCTCATCCTTTTCACCATCTTTGGCAACGCACTAGTCATCCTGGCCGTGTTGACTAGCCGCTCCCTTCGAGCCCCACAGAACTTgttcctggtttctctggctGCAGCTGACATCTTGGTGGCCACCCTCATCATCCCCTTCTCACTGGCCAACGAACTGCTGGGATACTGGTACTTCCGGCACACCTGGTGTGAGGTCTATCTGGCCTTGGATGTCCTTTTCTGCACCTCCTCCATCGTGCACCTGTGTGCCATCAGTCTGGACCGCTACTGGTCAGTGAGCCGTGCCCTAGAGTACAACTCCAAGAGGACCCCCCGAAGGATTAAGGGCATCATTCTCACCGTTTGGCTTATTGCTGCCTTCATCTCGCTGCCCCCACTCATTTACAAGGGTGACAAGGGCAAGAAACCTGGAGGCAGACCCCAGTGTAAGCTTAATGAGGAGGCCTGGTACATCCTCTCCTCCAGCATTGGCTCCTTCTTTGCACCCTGCCTCATCATGATTCTGGTCTACCTGCGGATCTACCTAATCGCCAAGCGCCGTAACCGCCAGGGTCCCCATGGCAAGCGGGCCCCCGGTGACGGGGACACTAGGCCCTCTGGCCCCGGTGGGGCATCTGCAATATCTAAGCTGCCACCCTCTGTTCTCCCAGCCGCAGGCGAGGCCAATGGTCATTCCAAGCCtcctggggagagagagggaggggaacaTATTGGAGATCCCACACCACCTTCCACACCTCCCAACCAGAGCTCTGTGGGGCCAGAGGATGGCAGTCAtaggcaggaggaggaagaagaagatgaggaggaagaagaagggtgTGGGCCTCCAGCCCTTCCAACCTCCTCCTCTACCCAAGGAACCCCAAACTTTCAGCCTCCCCAGGGCTCCCAGATGTTGGCCACCCTCCGGGGCCAGGTTCTCTTGGCTCGACAACCTGCTTCCTTGGGGCTGCAGCCATGGAGGCGCAGGACCCAGATGAACCGAGAAAAACGCTTCACCTTTGTGCTGGCCGTAGTGATCGGAGTCTTTGTCCTCTGCTGGTTCCCTTTCTTCTTCAGCTATAGCCTAGGGGCCATCTGTCCCCAGCACTGCAAGGTCCCTCATGGCCTTTTCCAATTCTTCTTCTGGATTGGCTATTGCAACAGTTCCCTCAACCCTGTCATCTATACCATTTTCAACCAGGATTTCCGCAGGGCCTTCCGCAGGATCCTTTGCCGCCAATGGACTCAGACAGCCTGGTGA